A DNA window from Bradyrhizobium sp. CCBAU 53421 contains the following coding sequences:
- a CDS encoding AraC family transcriptional regulator has protein sequence MTAVGNEVSARTSSARLNDFARVATDRVDDAAEAIGRIFCPHELTPVDHSERDFSAHHNCAGFDGFSVNYVAYGGSVAINPGCLDRFFLLQMPLSGSAAIRTAARELTTGPQHCASLLSPTIPTEMTWRDGCAQLIVLLDRKLVEHRAAALGGVAVRPVEFDPAVALNGPLGQTLSARIGQLVTTAEQLGPRKSLSAVAATDWREQFLNVLLNQQRHSLSSAIDVFNGRGEAQPAALKRVRAYLETRATEPLDLAELAEIAGTGIRALQLGFRRHFGTTVSEMLLDIRLAHLNARLKTARPGERIVDIAFDLGFTHLSRMASAYRAKFGESPKATLQRLS, from the coding sequence GTGACTGCTGTTGGCAACGAGGTTTCGGCAAGAACGAGTTCGGCAAGGCTCAATGATTTCGCGCGCGTCGCGACTGATCGCGTCGATGACGCGGCGGAAGCGATCGGCCGCATCTTCTGCCCGCACGAGCTGACGCCGGTCGATCACTCGGAGCGCGATTTCTCAGCGCACCACAATTGCGCAGGGTTCGACGGCTTCTCCGTCAACTATGTCGCCTATGGCGGATCGGTCGCGATCAATCCCGGCTGCCTCGACCGGTTCTTCCTGTTGCAGATGCCGCTGTCCGGCTCGGCCGCGATCCGGACCGCCGCACGCGAGCTCACCACCGGACCGCAACATTGTGCCTCGCTGCTGTCGCCGACGATTCCAACCGAGATGACCTGGCGCGACGGCTGTGCCCAGCTCATCGTGTTGCTCGACCGCAAGCTGGTCGAGCATCGTGCCGCGGCGCTTGGCGGCGTGGCGGTGCGTCCGGTCGAGTTCGATCCGGCCGTCGCGTTGAACGGGCCGCTCGGGCAGACGCTGTCGGCACGGATCGGGCAGCTCGTGACGACGGCCGAGCAGCTCGGGCCACGCAAGTCGTTATCCGCGGTCGCGGCGACCGATTGGCGCGAACAGTTTCTCAATGTCCTGCTCAACCAGCAGCGGCACAGCCTGAGTTCGGCGATCGACGTCTTCAACGGCCGCGGCGAAGCGCAACCGGCGGCGCTGAAGCGCGTGCGTGCTTACCTCGAGACCCGCGCGACCGAGCCGCTGGATCTCGCCGAGCTTGCGGAGATCGCGGGCACCGGCATCCGCGCATTGCAACTCGGCTTCCGCCGTCACTTCGGCACCACCGTGTCCGAGATGCTGCTCGACATCCGCCTCGCCCATCTGAACGCCCGCCTCAAGACGGCGCGGCCGGGCGAACGCATCGTCGATATTGCATTCGACCTCGGCTTTACCCATCTGAGCCGGATGGCGAGCGCCTACCGCGCCAAGTTCGGCGAGAGCCCGAAGGCGACCTTGCAGCGGCTGAGCTGA
- a CDS encoding metallophosphoesterase gives MHDAIPSLLPRNSGHQFVIYADACSGVAGALHERTFASVNDVVRRLHPAPEFILFPGDEIIGLTADADTLRAQWRHWLDTEMGWLDRGAVPLWHTTGNHTTYDEMSEAVFREVLKLPRNGPPGQEGLSYWVRRDDLLMVFVHTLWSGLGGEGHVETDWLEAVLAQHRDIRHKLVLGHHPVYPINGYSGCYQREIGHEYTARFWDILVRAGVTAYLCSHILAFDVQVHRGVLQICTAGAGTAHRMPEGVEYLHCVQAALDQDGLRYQVLDTEGAVREQLTWPLPSLDHAAWSQVPRGISRAPLSGVPAPATVVALKLSGRTAAGSPAPQTLLCTPVPDMIAPLWLGLRGPNQTLTLILRREHGRSPHYWVGPDFGGERDFDLDIAFYPDMGPGGVLWRRRGDISWTSFAAISATGLERLVWPALWSVGCGQHGPDDRRYAGPRLDVAAAIIALE, from the coding sequence ATGCATGATGCAATTCCGTCTCTGTTGCCGAGAAATTCGGGCCACCAGTTCGTGATCTATGCCGACGCCTGCTCGGGGGTCGCAGGCGCGCTGCATGAGCGCACCTTCGCATCTGTCAACGATGTGGTTCGCCGGCTGCATCCTGCGCCCGAATTCATTCTCTTTCCCGGCGACGAGATCATCGGCCTCACCGCCGATGCCGACACGCTGCGCGCGCAGTGGCGGCATTGGCTCGACACCGAGATGGGCTGGCTCGACAGGGGCGCGGTGCCGCTATGGCACACGACCGGCAACCACACCACCTATGACGAGATGAGCGAGGCGGTGTTCCGCGAGGTGCTGAAGCTGCCGCGCAACGGCCCGCCGGGTCAGGAGGGCCTGTCCTACTGGGTGCGCCGCGACGATCTGCTGATGGTGTTCGTGCACACGCTGTGGAGCGGACTGGGCGGGGAGGGCCACGTCGAGACCGACTGGCTGGAAGCGGTCCTCGCCCAGCACAGGGATATCAGGCACAAACTGGTGCTGGGCCATCATCCGGTGTATCCGATCAATGGCTACAGCGGCTGCTATCAGCGCGAGATCGGTCATGAATACACTGCGCGCTTCTGGGATATCCTGGTTCGCGCCGGCGTGACCGCCTATCTGTGCAGTCACATCCTGGCATTCGATGTTCAGGTCCATCGCGGCGTGCTGCAGATCTGCACGGCGGGTGCTGGCACCGCGCACCGGATGCCCGAGGGCGTCGAGTATCTGCATTGCGTGCAGGCGGCGCTCGATCAGGATGGTCTTCGCTATCAGGTGCTCGACACCGAAGGCGCCGTGCGCGAGCAGCTTACATGGCCGCTGCCCTCTCTCGACCACGCCGCGTGGTCGCAGGTGCCGCGCGGGATCAGTCGCGCGCCGCTGTCCGGGGTGCCGGCGCCCGCGACGGTGGTCGCCCTGAAATTGTCGGGCCGCACCGCCGCGGGAAGCCCCGCGCCGCAGACGCTGCTCTGCACGCCGGTGCCGGACATGATCGCACCGCTCTGGCTCGGCCTGCGCGGGCCGAACCAGACGCTCACCTTGATCCTCAGGCGCGAGCACGGGCGCAGTCCGCACTATTGGGTCGGTCCGGATTTCGGCGGCGAGCGGGATTTTGATCTCGACATCGCCTTCTATCCGGACATGGGACCCGGCGGCGTGCTGTGGCGACGCCGCGGTGACATCAGCTGGACCTCGTTCGCGGCGATATCGGCGACGGGGCTCGAGCGGCTCGTGTGGCCCGCGCTCTGGAGCGTCGGGTGCGGGCAGCACGGACCGGACGACAGGCGATATGCTGGACCGCGGCTCGACGTCGCTGCGGCGATAATCGCATTGGAATGA
- a CDS encoding response regulator transcription factor: MSSDPAADIVVALEIDDPALADRLATLLGGVAGLRLAAPGEQATATLVARNRETAGGSDFELTPRELDVLALLAEGASNKMIAQRLGISVHTAKFHVGSLLDKLDATGRTDAVAHAARRGVINL; the protein is encoded by the coding sequence GTGAGCAGTGATCCTGCCGCCGATATCGTCGTCGCACTCGAGATCGACGACCCCGCCCTCGCCGACCGGCTGGCGACGCTGCTCGGCGGCGTCGCCGGCCTGCGGCTTGCCGCGCCGGGCGAACAAGCGACGGCGACGCTCGTCGCACGCAACCGCGAGACCGCGGGCGGCAGCGACTTCGAACTGACGCCGCGCGAGCTCGACGTGCTGGCGCTGCTGGCCGAAGGCGCATCCAACAAGATGATCGCGCAACGGCTCGGAATTTCCGTCCACACCGCCAAGTTTCATGTCGGTTCCCTGCTCGACAAGCTCGACGCCACCGGCCGCACCGACGCGGTGGCGCATGCGGCGCGGCGCGGGGTGATCAATTTGTAG
- a CDS encoding maleylacetate reductase: MAQSLTYQVSPMRVVFGTGTVAQLADELSRLGISRALVLASRRQQAELGDLPGLTGGRVAGAFDGAVVHTPVAVTERAMQMVGELKPDGVVAIGAGAATGLSKAIALRTDLPQLIVPTSYAGSEMTPVLGETVDGVKTTQSSPKILPEAVIYDVNLTVSMPAKFSAISGLNAIAHAAEALYARDGNPITSLMAEEAIAKLASSLPDVIARPHDLDARSDALYGAWLCAVCLGTVGMALHHKLCHTVGALFDLPHAETHAVLLPHTIAYNTPAARDAIGRAARALGASDAADGLFHLSARLGAPRSLAEIGMPEDGIARAAALATKNPYWNPRPIEERGISDLLRRAWSGARPQAG; encoded by the coding sequence ATGGCGCAATCGTTGACCTATCAAGTCAGCCCGATGCGGGTCGTGTTCGGGACCGGCACCGTCGCGCAGCTGGCGGACGAACTCAGCCGGCTCGGCATCAGCCGCGCGCTGGTGCTCGCAAGCCGGCGGCAACAGGCCGAACTCGGCGATCTCCCAGGCCTGACCGGCGGCCGCGTGGCCGGTGCGTTCGACGGCGCTGTCGTGCACACGCCGGTCGCGGTCACCGAGCGTGCGATGCAGATGGTCGGCGAGCTCAAGCCCGACGGCGTGGTGGCGATCGGCGCGGGTGCCGCGACTGGCCTCAGCAAGGCGATCGCGCTGCGCACCGATTTGCCGCAACTGATCGTGCCGACCAGCTATGCCGGCTCCGAGATGACGCCGGTGCTCGGCGAGACCGTGGATGGCGTCAAGACCACACAATCGTCGCCGAAGATATTGCCCGAAGCCGTGATCTACGACGTCAATTTGACGGTCTCGATGCCGGCCAAATTCTCCGCGATCTCCGGCCTCAATGCGATCGCCCATGCCGCCGAGGCGCTATATGCGCGGGACGGCAATCCGATCACCTCGCTGATGGCGGAAGAGGCGATCGCAAAACTCGCGTCCTCCCTACCGGACGTGATCGCGCGGCCGCACGATCTCGACGCGCGGTCGGACGCGCTCTATGGCGCGTGGCTGTGCGCGGTCTGTCTCGGCACCGTCGGCATGGCGCTGCATCACAAGCTCTGCCACACCGTTGGCGCGCTGTTCGACCTGCCGCATGCCGAGACCCATGCGGTGCTGCTGCCGCACACCATCGCCTACAACACGCCGGCGGCACGCGATGCGATCGGCCGTGCCGCACGGGCGCTTGGAGCGTCCGATGCGGCCGATGGCCTGTTCCATCTGTCGGCAAGGCTCGGCGCGCCGCGCTCACTTGCGGAGATCGGCATGCCCGAAGACGGCATCGCAAGGGCGGCCGCGCTCGCCACCAAAAATCCCTACTGGAATCCGCGGCCGATCGAGGAGCGCGGCATCAGCGACCTCCTGCGGCGCGCATGGTCGGGCGCGCGGCCGCAGGCGGGATAG
- a CDS encoding NAD(P)/FAD-dependent oxidoreductase, with translation MVKQKHVCVIGAGISGLAAGKAFAGRGHKVTIIERSGDLGGVWEPARSYPDVQTQSPKELYRYTDKAMPESYPEWPKGPQVHAYLREYSRSHGLDGAMRFDTKVEAMKRRADGRPGWTLELRSTDNATGHEDFDFVAVCTGQFNEPQSLPLPGEDAFKAQGGHILHSSQYSDPDLAKGRKVVVLGGSKSATDIAVNAVNSGASEVTIVFREPVWRIPYFVGGLVNFKRILYIRAQEQMFASWGIGPMARLAHAVAKPFVWANWRGLESMLKMQLKLKQCGMVPKERIEDGVNCSVPIATPGFYPMVADGRIKAVQGTFDHYDGKTIVMSGGQRVAADIAVLAIGYKLGVPFLPEEYQKKLVEPDGQYRLYRLIANPDLPDMGFVGFNSSFCTVLCADLAANWLVRYADGQLARQPSAAEMHDNIAMMLNFRRVERPAAGVYGGLCVAPYHFKHFDELLADIGTKASRRNPLVEKFTPPDADAYARFLATAPEYKAAMA, from the coding sequence ATGGTCAAGCAGAAGCATGTGTGCGTGATCGGCGCCGGCATTTCCGGGCTCGCCGCCGGCAAGGCCTTCGCCGGTCGCGGTCACAAGGTGACCATCATCGAGCGCAGCGGCGATCTCGGCGGGGTCTGGGAGCCGGCCCGCTCCTATCCCGACGTGCAGACCCAGAGCCCGAAGGAGCTCTATCGCTACACCGACAAGGCGATGCCGGAGTCCTATCCGGAGTGGCCGAAGGGTCCGCAGGTCCATGCCTACTTGCGCGAATATTCACGCAGCCACGGGCTCGATGGCGCGATGCGGTTCGACACCAAGGTCGAAGCCATGAAGCGTCGCGCCGACGGCAGGCCGGGCTGGACGCTCGAACTGCGCTCGACCGACAACGCCACGGGGCACGAGGATTTCGACTTCGTCGCGGTCTGCACCGGGCAATTCAACGAGCCGCAGTCGCTGCCGCTGCCCGGCGAGGACGCGTTCAAGGCGCAGGGAGGCCACATCCTGCACTCGTCGCAATACAGCGATCCCGATCTTGCCAAGGGCCGCAAGGTGGTCGTGCTCGGCGGCTCGAAATCGGCGACCGACATCGCCGTGAACGCGGTCAATTCCGGCGCCAGCGAAGTCACCATCGTGTTTCGCGAGCCGGTCTGGCGGATTCCCTATTTCGTCGGCGGCCTCGTCAACTTCAAGCGCATCCTCTACATCCGCGCGCAGGAGCAGATGTTCGCGAGCTGGGGCATCGGCCCGATGGCGCGGCTCGCGCATGCCGTGGCAAAGCCGTTCGTCTGGGCGAACTGGCGCGGGCTCGAGAGCATGCTGAAGATGCAGCTCAAGCTGAAGCAGTGCGGCATGGTGCCGAAAGAGCGGATCGAGGACGGCGTCAACTGCTCGGTGCCGATCGCGACCCCCGGCTTCTATCCGATGGTTGCCGATGGCCGCATCAAGGCCGTGCAGGGCACCTTCGATCATTACGACGGCAAGACCATCGTGATGAGCGGCGGCCAGCGTGTCGCGGCCGACATCGCGGTGCTCGCGATCGGCTACAAGCTCGGCGTGCCGTTCCTCCCCGAGGAGTATCAGAAGAAGCTGGTCGAGCCCGACGGGCAGTACCGGCTCTACCGGCTGATCGCCAATCCCGATCTGCCCGACATGGGCTTTGTCGGGTTCAATTCGAGTTTCTGCACCGTGCTGTGCGCGGATCTCGCCGCCAACTGGCTGGTGCGCTATGCCGATGGCCAGCTCGCACGGCAGCCGAGCGCGGCCGAGATGCACGACAACATCGCGATGATGCTGAACTTCAGGCGCGTCGAGCGTCCGGCGGCGGGCGTCTATGGCGGGCTATGCGTCGCGCCGTACCATTTCAAGCATTTCGACGAGCTGCTGGCGGACATCGGCACGAAGGCGTCGCGCCGCAATCCGCTCGTCGAAAAATTCACGCCGCCGGACGCGGATGCCTATGCGCGTTTCCTGGCGACGGCGCCGGAGTACAAGGCGGCGATGGCTTAA
- a CDS encoding alpha/beta hydrolase produces MSTFVLVHGAWHTGAEFEPVAAAIRKAGHVVHTPTIKGNRPGDRKDSGLAEAIQSIVDYLAEHNLNDVVLVGHSYGGMVITGVADAAASRIRRLVYWNAFVPNNGECLNDMVPPHYVGLFDAIHDERGDGSVVLPFPIWREAFINDADLETAQRAYDKLNPHPLKTFQDKIALRTNPAEMPIAKSYVNCTEDTAMPHGLPWHPRLSEKLGLFRLVQVPGSHELCFSNPERLAQAFLDAGRD; encoded by the coding sequence ATGTCGACCTTTGTTCTCGTCCATGGCGCCTGGCATACCGGGGCCGAGTTCGAACCGGTTGCGGCTGCCATCCGCAAGGCCGGCCATGTCGTGCACACCCCGACCATCAAGGGCAACCGGCCGGGCGACCGCAAGGACTCCGGCCTTGCCGAGGCGATCCAGTCGATCGTGGATTACCTCGCCGAGCACAATCTGAATGACGTCGTGCTGGTCGGCCACAGCTATGGCGGCATGGTCATCACCGGCGTTGCCGACGCCGCCGCCAGCCGCATACGCCGGCTGGTGTACTGGAACGCCTTCGTGCCCAACAATGGCGAGTGTCTCAACGACATGGTGCCGCCGCACTATGTCGGGCTGTTCGACGCCATTCATGACGAGCGCGGCGACGGCTCGGTGGTGCTGCCGTTCCCGATCTGGCGCGAGGCCTTCATCAACGACGCCGATCTCGAGACGGCGCAGCGGGCCTATGACAAGCTCAACCCGCACCCGCTGAAGACCTTCCAGGACAAGATCGCGCTGCGCACCAATCCGGCCGAGATGCCGATCGCGAAGTCCTACGTCAATTGCACCGAGGATACGGCGATGCCGCACGGCTTGCCCTGGCATCCGCGGCTGTCGGAGAAGCTCGGACTGTTCCGCCTGGTCCAGGTGCCGGGCAGCCACGAGCTGTGCTTCTCCAATCCCGAGCGCCTGGCGCAAGCCTTCCTCGACGCCGGCCGCGATTAA
- a CDS encoding helix-turn-helix domain-containing protein: MQQIAAADRSRRLSWNTADTRPGEQFAYYREAICQAFMNLTPEPPATPGFLARVETVGLGDGAVNRVSFPEHVVRRSAADIAASGRRCYYLNLKLAGRCRIQQAGREISLSPGQVGIFDSGQRFSLLHDRGPALQVASFWVPAEALDERLPSAPEVAPARVSDDPFVGHLIAETAQVLNSSAFRASDTDNARLFGVLLDLVALSLSRGSREGVAESIGLADATWLALRRAVDRRLREPGLGVATIAATIGISERYVHKLFARAGTTFASYLIDRRLDGAARDLKDPASAGRAIGDIAFDWGFSDLSHFTRRFRHRFGCTPRDWRRG, from the coding sequence ATGCAGCAAATCGCCGCCGCGGATCGCTCGCGCAGGCTGAGCTGGAATACCGCGGACACACGGCCAGGCGAGCAGTTCGCCTATTATCGCGAGGCGATCTGCCAGGCCTTCATGAACCTGACGCCGGAGCCGCCGGCGACGCCGGGCTTCCTCGCACGGGTCGAGACCGTTGGACTCGGCGACGGCGCGGTCAACCGGGTCAGTTTCCCTGAGCATGTCGTGCGGCGCTCGGCCGCCGATATCGCGGCGTCCGGCCGGCGCTGCTACTACCTCAATCTCAAGCTGGCCGGCCGCTGCCGCATCCAGCAGGCCGGGCGCGAGATCAGCCTGTCGCCGGGGCAGGTCGGAATCTTCGACAGCGGGCAGCGCTTTTCGCTGCTGCACGACCGCGGCCCCGCGCTGCAGGTCGCATCGTTCTGGGTGCCGGCCGAGGCGCTCGATGAACGGCTGCCGTCGGCGCCGGAGGTGGCACCGGCGCGAGTCTCCGATGATCCCTTCGTCGGCCATCTGATCGCCGAGACGGCGCAGGTGCTGAACAGCTCGGCGTTCCGCGCGTCCGATACAGACAACGCCCGGCTGTTCGGCGTGTTGCTCGATCTGGTCGCGCTCAGCCTGTCACGCGGCAGTCGGGAAGGCGTTGCCGAGAGCATCGGTCTTGCGGATGCGACGTGGCTTGCGCTGCGTCGGGCGGTGGACCGCCGGCTGCGCGAACCCGGGCTCGGTGTTGCCACCATTGCGGCCACGATCGGCATCAGCGAGCGCTATGTTCACAAACTGTTCGCGCGGGCCGGCACCACATTCGCGAGCTATTTGATCGACCGCCGCCTCGACGGCGCCGCCCGCGATCTGAAGGATCCCGCGAGCGCCGGGCGCGCGATCGGCGACATCGCGTTCGACTGGGGCTTCTCCGATCTGTCGCATTTCACCCGGCGCTTCAGGCATCGCTTCGGCTGCACGCCGCGCGACTGGCGCCGCGGCTGA
- a CDS encoding cupin domain-containing protein, whose amino-acid sequence MGTLEKGITRTGTGYGGKTWNILGQVYYPKAVTDSTFAFETNSDPGQFVPVHIHPTQDEFILVQEGVLDLKLDGVWVQAKAGDLVRMPRGIPHGYFNKSDKPARALFWVSPMQKLEALFDKLHNLQDPVEVVRISAEHEVDFLPPEAND is encoded by the coding sequence ATGGGCACGCTCGAGAAAGGCATTACCCGCACCGGCACCGGCTACGGCGGCAAGACCTGGAATATCCTGGGCCAGGTCTACTATCCGAAGGCAGTCACCGACTCGACCTTCGCGTTCGAGACCAACAGCGACCCTGGCCAGTTCGTGCCGGTGCACATCCACCCGACCCAGGACGAGTTCATCCTGGTGCAGGAAGGCGTGCTCGACCTCAAGCTCGATGGCGTCTGGGTGCAGGCCAAGGCCGGCGACCTCGTGCGCATGCCGCGCGGCATTCCGCACGGTTATTTCAACAAGTCCGACAAGCCGGCAAGGGCGCTGTTCTGGGTGTCGCCGATGCAGAAGCTCGAGGCGCTGTTCGACAAGCTGCACAATCTGCAGGACCCGGTCGAGGTGGTGCGGATTTCCGCCGAGCACGAGGTGGACTTCCTGCCGCCGGAAGCCAACGACTAG
- a CDS encoding S1C family serine protease, translated as MTEPTTLASLSSVLSETIARAAPAIVSVHSHRARASGFVWKAGLIVTADEALADEGEIEIQFADGSRKQAAVTGRDHTTDIALLRVDGDTTPIKLSTDIPALGSLAVIVAADRGAPIARLGMVSRSGAAWRSLRGGEIDARIELDVRLRHSQQGGLALNAAGVPFGMAVLGPRRVLTIPAATIERVAAQLEKSGRIARGYLGVGLQPVRLDDGLGAMVMNVDKAGPSAAAGIRQGDVIIAVNGEKLSGVRALSRGLGPQSVGTVVELTVHRGGEPLNFKVTVGERPET; from the coding sequence ATGACCGAACCGACCACTCTCGCCTCGCTGTCATCAGTCCTTTCCGAGACCATTGCGCGCGCGGCGCCTGCAATCGTCTCCGTACATTCGCATCGCGCGCGCGCCTCCGGCTTCGTCTGGAAGGCCGGCCTGATCGTCACCGCCGACGAAGCCCTCGCCGACGAAGGCGAGATCGAAATCCAGTTTGCCGACGGCAGCCGCAAGCAAGCCGCCGTCACCGGACGCGACCACACCACCGACATCGCGCTGCTGCGCGTCGACGGCGACACTACGCCGATCAAGTTGTCGACCGACATCCCCGCGCTCGGATCGCTCGCGGTGATCGTCGCGGCTGACCGCGGCGCACCGATCGCGCGGCTCGGCATGGTCTCGCGATCGGGTGCCGCCTGGCGCAGCCTGCGCGGCGGCGAGATCGACGCCCGGATCGAGCTCGACGTCCGGCTGCGGCATAGCCAGCAGGGCGGATTGGCGCTGAATGCCGCCGGCGTGCCGTTCGGCATGGCGGTGCTCGGCCCGCGCCGCGTGCTGACGATCCCGGCTGCGACCATCGAGCGGGTCGCAGCGCAGCTCGAGAAGAGCGGCCGCATCGCGCGCGGATATCTCGGCGTCGGGCTACAGCCGGTCCGTCTCGACGACGGGCTCGGCGCCATGGTGATGAATGTCGACAAGGCCGGCCCCTCGGCCGCCGCCGGCATCCGCCAGGGCGACGTCATCATTGCCGTCAACGGCGAAAAGCTGTCGGGCGTTCGGGCGCTGTCGCGCGGCCTCGGGCCGCAGAGCGTCGGCACCGTGGTCGAGCTCACCGTGCATCGCGGCGGCGAGCCGTTGAACTTCAAGGTGACGGTCGGCGAAAGGCCCGAGACGTGA
- a CDS encoding IS5 family transposase, with amino-acid sequence MAERQIGQLSFTDGLVNDAARANAPLQRVSELVDWSAIEALLSGLRSGSMGAPAYPSLALFKALLLQQWYGLSDPGLEEALVDRLSFRRFLGLSLSEPVPDHSTLWRFREQLARSGLAERAFALITAQIEKSGFVLKRGTLIDASLIRSAVNPPEPPDPDLPPDADGRPASKLVKSPHDPDAAWTRKDGKYAFGYKMHVAMDQGSRIIRRLAFTPANVNDTVPADELICGDEATVYADKAYDTIARRGRLKQMDIRDGIMRRHNRWLRLGPWAVRRNAVISHRRAPIEPLFALLKRVYGLARARYRGLIRNAAAFQLAATAINLQRWARTPPHIA; translated from the coding sequence ATGGCGGAGCGGCAGATTGGTCAATTGAGCTTTACCGACGGGCTGGTGAATGACGCGGCTCGAGCCAACGCGCCTTTGCAGCGAGTATCGGAACTGGTCGACTGGAGCGCGATTGAAGCGCTGCTGAGCGGCTTGCGTAGCGGGTCGATGGGAGCGCCCGCTTACCCGTCGCTGGCGCTGTTTAAGGCGCTGTTGCTGCAGCAATGGTATGGGTTGTCCGATCCGGGCCTTGAGGAGGCGCTGGTGGACCGCCTGTCGTTCCGGCGCTTCCTGGGCCTGTCGCTGAGTGAGCCGGTACCGGATCATTCCACGCTGTGGCGTTTCCGCGAACAGCTGGCCAGGAGCGGGCTGGCGGAGCGCGCTTTTGCCCTGATTACGGCGCAGATCGAGAAGTCCGGCTTCGTCTTGAAGCGCGGCACATTGATTGACGCTTCGCTGATCCGCTCGGCGGTTAATCCGCCCGAACCACCGGATCCCGATTTGCCCCCGGATGCGGACGGGCGCCCCGCCAGCAAGCTGGTCAAAAGCCCTCACGATCCTGACGCCGCCTGGACCAGGAAGGACGGCAAATATGCCTTCGGCTACAAGATGCACGTGGCGATGGACCAAGGCAGTCGCATCATCCGGCGCCTTGCCTTTACGCCAGCCAATGTCAACGACACCGTGCCCGCCGACGAGCTGATCTGCGGCGACGAGGCAACAGTCTACGCTGACAAAGCCTACGATACCATCGCGCGACGTGGGCGGCTGAAGCAGATGGATATTCGCGACGGCATTATGCGCAGACACAACCGCTGGCTTCGCTTGGGGCCTTGGGCGGTGCGTCGTAACGCGGTCATCTCGCATCGACGCGCGCCGATCGAACCGTTGTTCGCATTGCTCAAGCGCGTCTACGGCCTTGCGCGTGCCCGCTATCGGGGCCTGATACGCAATGCCGCAGCTTTCCAGCTCGCCGCGACCGCGATCAATCTCCAGCGATGGGCCAGGACGCCACCCCACATCGCCTAA